A single window of uncultured Methanospirillum sp. DNA harbors:
- a CDS encoding L-threonylcarbamoyladenylate synthase, producing MKEQIKKAVEVLNKDGLIVYPTDTLYGLGADALSEEAIHKVFEAKGREYHKPLSIAVCDRDMIAAVAYVDEIAEAFLDEFMPGPVTLVLKARSVLPSLLTAGTNLIGIRYPAQDVALEIINRFDSPITATSANLSGAPSPITVNDALVPHDLAIDVGALRGTPSTVVDLVNMEIIRPGADIERIAALLAEWLE from the coding sequence TTGAAAGAACAGATAAAAAAAGCCGTTGAAGTCCTCAATAAGGATGGACTGATTGTATATCCGACCGACACACTCTATGGTCTCGGGGCTGACGCCCTTTCAGAAGAGGCGATTCATAAGGTGTTCGAGGCAAAAGGGCGCGAATACCACAAGCCACTCTCGATCGCGGTCTGTGATCGTGATATGATCGCAGCCGTCGCCTATGTGGATGAGATTGCAGAAGCGTTTCTTGATGAATTCATGCCAGGGCCGGTAACGCTGGTTCTGAAAGCCCGGTCTGTGCTTCCATCACTCCTGACCGCGGGAACCAATCTAATCGGGATCAGATACCCGGCACAGGATGTGGCACTTGAGATCATCAACAGGTTTGATAGCCCGATAACAGCAACGAGCGCTAACCTTTCGGGAGCACCATCACCGATAACGGTGAACGATGCCCTGGTTCCGCATGATCTTGCCATTGATGTCGGAGCACTCAGGGGTACCCCGTCAACAGTAGTGGACCTCGTGAACATGGAGATCATTCGTCCGGGTGCAGACATTGAGCGGATAGCCGCATTACTTGCAGAGTGGCTTGAATGA
- a CDS encoding UPF0058 family protein, with protein sequence MHKEELISLHQMLIDVKDYLQENNPDSDFSEYESLKITPTQIHRSKVEHKYAIFVLGNAIAKAMKDIENPSTAHMSSRMQEMAEKALKEIECGS encoded by the coding sequence GTGCATAAAGAGGAACTGATCTCACTCCATCAGATGCTCATCGATGTGAAGGATTATCTTCAGGAGAATAACCCTGATTCTGACTTTAGTGAGTACGAGTCGCTGAAGATAACTCCTACACAGATTCACCGGAGCAAAGTGGAGCACAAATACGCGATATTTGTGTTGGGAAATGCTATCGCAAAAGCGATGAAAGATATTGAGAATCCTTCAACCGCCCATATGTCATCCCGTATGCAGGAGATGGCTGAGAAAGCCCTGAAGGAGATCGAGTGTGGATCCTGA
- a CDS encoding tetraether lipid synthase Tes translates to MLLKKTKSLCPECKKVLDAEINEREGQIYIDRTCPEHGSFSFLYWDDADLYKRYDEYNIIGNGLDNPQITTDISNCPNDCGICNHHHSTTLLANIDLTNRCNLNCEFCFANARACGYVYEPTFEQIKGMLQVLRSEKPNPAPAVQFAGGEPTMREDLLEILRMAKELGFLQVQLATNGIKLASDPDYARQLKEAGLQTVYLHFDGVTKETNFKLVHDLKAVENCKKVGLGIVLVPTIIKTKNDHEVGGIVRFASENISVIRGVNFQPVSFTGAASQEDIARERITIPELLDRIESQTDGAIMKKDFYPVPCVVPVSDFVETYTGKSQIKFTAHQHCGAATYIFVREDGIVPINRIVDVDAFFNSIEQLTRKLEKSGTLSKKMVAINGLREFYNQFKGDEKNKGLDVWKILGKTLITHNFDSLRSFHWNALFIGTMHFMDNYNYDLDRVNRCCIHYATPDGKLIPFCTYNSGPVYREQVWKKFSQPAE, encoded by the coding sequence ATACTTCTGAAAAAGACAAAGAGTCTCTGCCCTGAATGCAAAAAAGTTCTTGATGCTGAAATCAATGAGCGGGAGGGGCAGATATATATTGATCGCACATGCCCTGAGCACGGTTCGTTCTCGTTTCTGTACTGGGATGATGCTGATCTGTACAAGCGTTATGATGAATACAATATAATCGGAAATGGTCTGGATAATCCTCAGATAACCACTGATATCAGTAACTGTCCAAATGACTGTGGAATCTGTAATCACCACCACTCAACAACACTGCTTGCCAATATCGACCTGACAAACCGGTGTAATCTGAACTGTGAGTTCTGTTTTGCGAACGCCAGGGCCTGCGGGTATGTCTATGAACCAACCTTTGAGCAGATCAAAGGAATGCTCCAGGTACTCCGTTCAGAAAAACCGAACCCGGCCCCGGCAGTCCAGTTCGCTGGCGGGGAACCGACCATGCGGGAGGATCTTCTTGAGATCCTCCGTATGGCAAAAGAGCTTGGATTTCTCCAGGTCCAGCTCGCTACCAACGGCATAAAACTCGCATCAGATCCTGATTATGCACGGCAACTCAAGGAAGCCGGGCTCCAGACTGTGTATCTGCACTTTGACGGAGTTACAAAGGAGACCAACTTCAAACTTGTGCATGATCTGAAGGCTGTTGAGAACTGCAAAAAGGTCGGACTCGGGATCGTCCTGGTGCCCACGATCATCAAGACAAAGAACGATCACGAGGTCGGCGGGATCGTCCGGTTTGCATCTGAGAATATCTCGGTGATCAGGGGTGTCAACTTCCAGCCGGTCTCATTTACCGGTGCTGCCAGCCAGGAGGATATCGCCAGAGAACGGATCACCATCCCTGAACTTCTTGACCGGATCGAATCACAGACAGACGGCGCTATTATGAAGAAGGATTTCTATCCTGTGCCGTGTGTTGTGCCGGTATCTGACTTTGTCGAGACATACACAGGAAAATCGCAGATAAAGTTCACTGCTCACCAGCACTGCGGTGCAGCAACCTATATCTTTGTCAGGGAGGATGGGATCGTTCCAATCAACCGTATCGTTGACGTAGATGCGTTCTTTAACTCGATTGAACAACTGACACGAAAACTTGAGAAGAGCGGTACACTCTCCAAGAAGATGGTTGCAATCAACGGACTGCGTGAGTTTTACAACCAGTTTAAGGGTGACGAGAAGAATAAAGGACTTGATGTCTGGAAGATCCTGGGAAAAACCCTGATCACACACAACTTCGACTCTCTCAGATCGTTCCACTGGAATGCACTCTTCATCGGCACGATGCATTTCATGGATAATTACAACTATGACCTGGACCGGGTGAACCGGTGCTGCATCCATTACGCCACACCTGACGGGAAACTGATACCCTTCTGCACCTACAACAGCGGCCCGGTATACCGTGAGCAGGTATGGAAGAAGTTCAGCCAGCCGGCAGAATAA
- a CDS encoding ATP-grasp domain-containing protein — protein sequence MITIIPKPTDIPSDNSTRMVLDELDRMGEPYRAVFLEAMDPFSCGMEGETIWACGIRQNGHNFEALSALALHNRVINPPEGIVTCASKVKTSALLMRDGVPTPETFFTESRHLAGEFIRKHGKAVSKPVYGFDGMGIVLVETEEQLGAPPYYLQEYIPNDRDFRVFVIDGEAVGAIMRVSDSLTHNIHQGGCGSAVSITPEINDIASRATRSAGVDYGGVDLLIHDDSYTVLEVNGTPNWHCMEAPIPRLLAEYLVEQRKQEKQ from the coding sequence ATGATCACGATAATTCCAAAACCAACCGATATTCCATCTGATAACTCTACCCGCATGGTGCTGGATGAACTTGATCGGATGGGAGAACCATACCGGGCAGTCTTCCTTGAAGCAATGGACCCGTTCTCATGCGGGATGGAAGGAGAGACCATCTGGGCCTGCGGTATCAGACAGAACGGGCACAACTTCGAGGCACTCTCTGCCCTCGCCCTCCATAACAGAGTCATCAATCCACCAGAAGGAATCGTCACCTGCGCAAGCAAAGTGAAGACTTCGGCCCTTCTGATGAGAGACGGGGTTCCAACACCTGAAACGTTCTTTACCGAGTCGCGTCACCTCGCCGGAGAGTTCATCAGAAAACACGGGAAGGCAGTCTCAAAACCGGTGTACGGATTTGACGGAATGGGGATTGTCCTTGTGGAAACAGAAGAGCAACTCGGCGCTCCACCATACTACCTGCAGGAGTACATCCCGAACGATCGGGACTTCAGGGTCTTTGTGATTGACGGGGAAGCAGTCGGGGCAATCATGCGTGTATCAGACAGCCTGACCCACAATATTCATCAGGGAGGGTGCGGGAGTGCAGTCTCCATCACTCCTGAGATCAATGACATCGCATCCCGGGCTACCAGAAGTGCAGGAGTGGACTATGGAGGAGTTGATCTTCTGATTCATGACGATTCGTACACTGTTCTTGAAGTGAACGGGACACCAAACTGGCATTGTATGGAGGCTCCAATCCCAAGACTTCTGGCTGAATACCTGGTCGAACAGAGAAAACAGGAAAAGCAGTAA
- a CDS encoding VTT domain-containing protein: MSMSVNPLDLFLNLDHSLSQMAGELGPLIYLVLFIIIFCETGFVITPFLPGDSLLFIAGALAGSGVLDLPTLLVIVAVAAILGDTVNFWIGRYAGERMMTGRLSGFVKGEWIEFTREFYARWGGATIVVARFVPYIRTFAPFLAGIGNMHYRWFLIYNIAGGVLWAGGLVLGGYILGNVPVVQDNVGVLMWFVLLLCLFAVGMVIKMLLQGIMHRRDP; the protein is encoded by the coding sequence ATGAGCATGTCCGTCAATCCTCTCGATCTCTTTCTCAATCTCGATCACTCGCTCTCCCAGATGGCAGGTGAACTTGGACCGCTCATCTACCTTGTCCTGTTCATAATAATCTTCTGCGAAACCGGGTTTGTGATAACTCCATTCCTTCCTGGCGATTCACTCCTGTTTATTGCAGGAGCCTTAGCAGGATCCGGGGTGCTTGATCTCCCGACGCTGCTTGTCATCGTTGCAGTAGCTGCCATCCTTGGGGATACTGTTAACTTCTGGATCGGGCGATATGCCGGTGAGAGGATGATGACCGGGAGACTCTCAGGATTCGTAAAAGGTGAATGGATTGAGTTCACCAGGGAGTTCTATGCACGATGGGGAGGAGCGACCATCGTGGTGGCACGGTTTGTACCTTACATCAGGACCTTTGCCCCGTTCCTCGCTGGAATCGGAAACATGCATTACCGCTGGTTCCTGATCTACAACATAGCAGGCGGAGTTCTCTGGGCAGGAGGACTTGTGCTCGGAGGGTATATCCTGGGAAACGTTCCGGTTGTTCAGGATAATGTCGGGGTGCTGATGTGGTTTGTCCTGCTGCTCTGCCTCTTTGCCGTGGGTATGGTTATCAAGATGCTTCTTCAGGGGATCATGCACAGGCGTGATCCATAA
- a CDS encoding DUF5612 domain-containing protein: protein MIARNKSGVLKDIATVFAEHQANIIMIHLDACEGQCDETNEELYVEFEGEIIEDHLITSLQNLPGVSEVIIHRSFGDIFGKRVIIIGGGAQVAQVALGAVNEADRHNIRGEKISVDTIPLVGEKTLAQAVDAVSRLPRASMLVLAGSLMGGEVSKAVDRVRASGIPVIALNMAGTVVDHADLVVTDPIQAGVFAVMHVSSIAVFNIYRVQGRKF from the coding sequence ATCATTGCGCGAAACAAGTCAGGGGTCTTGAAAGATATTGCCACAGTGTTTGCCGAACACCAGGCAAACATCATCATGATACATCTTGATGCCTGTGAAGGACAGTGTGATGAAACGAACGAAGAACTCTATGTTGAGTTCGAAGGAGAGATCATCGAGGATCATCTCATCACCAGTCTTCAGAACCTTCCCGGGGTAAGTGAGGTCATCATTCACCGGTCGTTCGGGGACATATTCGGAAAGCGGGTGATCATCATCGGCGGGGGGGCACAGGTGGCCCAGGTTGCCTTGGGAGCGGTAAACGAGGCTGACCGGCATAATATCAGGGGTGAGAAGATATCTGTTGATACCATCCCGCTCGTCGGCGAGAAGACACTTGCCCAGGCAGTTGATGCGGTTTCACGGTTGCCCAGAGCTTCCATGCTTGTCCTTGCCGGTTCCCTGATGGGGGGTGAGGTCTCAAAAGCAGTTGACCGGGTGAGAGCATCAGGAATTCCGGTGATTGCTCTCAACATGGCAGGAACGGTTGTTGATCATGCAGACCTGGTTGTGACAGATCCGATACAGGCCGGTGTCTTTGCAGTTATGCATGTCTCGTCAATAGCAGTCTTCAATATATACCGGGTTCAGGGGAGAAAATTTTGA
- the pyrC gene encoding dihydroorotase: MDQMQEVMVLRDVLIPGGRVCDISLSGGKVTHIGASERADTVCRCSDLLVLPAGIDMHVHMRDGSQAHKEDWESGTKSALAGGVTVVVDQPNTIPPVTTGKILQDRAHLAEKQTYCHFAINAGVTTDADLEGMACAGAMAFGETFAGPSSYGEALSRDDLKSAIHKIRSLDGLITLHAEVVQEGQDTTLAAHDTLRSIAGEREAVRMIRDLTPPGSRIHFCHVSAADTIADIREQGSGTIEVTPHHLFLSHESCEPEDTHAKVNPPIRTEAERKRLWECWDSIDVIASDHAPHTQQEKSAGFRDAPSGIPGVETMIPLLMTEVLEGRIPLTDVIQKTSTRPAQILGIEPAGYQPGMRADFALYPKTGRKIRADDLSSKAGWTPYEGMVGVFPSQVIMSGQIAYENGTCIRTDPMWLKGRGYIPEK; encoded by the coding sequence ATGGATCAGATGCAGGAAGTGATGGTGCTACGGGATGTCCTGATACCGGGAGGCAGGGTATGTGACATCTCACTCTCCGGGGGAAAGGTCACTCATATCGGTGCATCAGAAAGAGCAGATACAGTCTGCAGGTGCAGTGATCTGCTCGTGCTTCCTGCAGGTATCGATATGCACGTGCATATGCGGGACGGGTCCCAGGCACACAAAGAGGACTGGGAGTCAGGTACAAAAAGCGCTCTTGCAGGCGGTGTTACGGTTGTTGTCGACCAGCCGAACACAATACCTCCTGTTACAACCGGGAAGATCCTACAGGACCGTGCTCACCTGGCAGAAAAACAGACCTATTGTCACTTTGCCATCAACGCAGGAGTAACTACAGATGCCGACCTTGAAGGAATGGCCTGTGCAGGTGCGATGGCATTTGGCGAGACCTTCGCAGGCCCCTCAAGTTATGGTGAGGCACTCTCCCGTGACGATCTCAAATCAGCCATACACAAAATCAGGAGTCTTGACGGGCTGATAACCCTCCATGCAGAGGTTGTGCAGGAGGGTCAGGATACCACTCTTGCTGCTCATGATACCCTGCGATCCATTGCTGGTGAGCGGGAGGCCGTGAGGATGATCCGGGATCTTACCCCGCCCGGATCACGGATTCATTTCTGCCATGTATCAGCTGCTGATACGATTGCAGATATCAGGGAACAGGGTAGTGGAACTATCGAAGTTACTCCTCATCATCTCTTCCTCTCTCATGAATCCTGCGAACCTGAAGATACACATGCCAAGGTGAATCCTCCAATCCGGACAGAGGCAGAACGGAAGAGGCTCTGGGAATGCTGGGACTCGATCGATGTCATTGCTTCTGATCATGCCCCCCATACTCAGCAGGAAAAGTCAGCAGGTTTCCGTGATGCCCCATCCGGAATACCGGGAGTTGAGACCATGATCCCTCTTCTGATGACAGAAGTGCTAGAGGGGCGGATACCTCTTACCGACGTAATACAAAAGACCTCAACAAGACCTGCACAGATACTCGGGATTGAACCAGCCGGGTATCAGCCGGGAATGCGTGCCGATTTTGCGCTCTATCCAAAGACCGGCAGGAAGATTCGTGCAGACGATCTCTCATCCAAAGCTGGATGGACTCCGTATGAGGGCATGGTCGGTGTATTTCCCAGTCAGGTTATCATGTCAGGGCAGATTGCGTATGAAAATGGGACCTGTATCAGAACAGATCCCATGTGGCTGAAGGGAAGAGGCTATATTCCGGAGAAGTGA
- a CDS encoding DNA polymerase subunit beta gives MNSRPLRIRDFVRDADNWLYAVAAYDTAGGAGCVLRYIPDQAGERVDPTGTRYRKVAFEEAYDLIEKKKPEYSGLVHRIPLSDITEILKPEEQLAALAARDGQVQRFKEIFALPDGTFGVTGSRLCGIADSSSDIDGVVYGKWFSHAQERLRQGIASGEIEDLDDALWKSVYKKRNPDLGYDEFILHEQRKWNRGQIDGTYFDLLYSRGYDDLPGFVMRKGEVLGTTTIEATVTDDTFAYDSPSIFEVSHPEITRVLSFTHTYTGQAKKGERIEAQGIVEKHGDQKWLIVGTTREAKGEFIRSLSLLEENT, from the coding sequence ATGAACTCACGGCCACTTCGAATCCGCGATTTTGTTCGTGATGCAGATAACTGGCTGTATGCAGTTGCAGCTTATGATACAGCCGGTGGCGCTGGATGCGTTCTCAGGTATATCCCTGATCAGGCAGGTGAACGGGTTGACCCCACCGGAACACGATACAGGAAGGTCGCGTTTGAAGAGGCGTATGATCTTATAGAAAAGAAGAAGCCGGAGTACTCGGGCCTTGTTCACCGGATCCCTCTTTCAGACATCACCGAGATCCTCAAACCTGAAGAACAATTGGCAGCACTTGCGGCAAGGGACGGGCAGGTACAGCGGTTCAAAGAGATCTTCGCTCTGCCTGATGGCACCTTTGGTGTCACCGGATCACGACTGTGTGGAATTGCTGATTCCAGTTCAGACATCGACGGTGTTGTGTACGGCAAGTGGTTTTCACATGCACAGGAACGGCTGAGACAAGGGATCGCATCAGGTGAGATCGAAGACCTTGATGATGCACTCTGGAAGTCGGTGTACAAAAAACGTAATCCGGATCTCGGGTATGATGAGTTCATCCTCCATGAACAGCGGAAATGGAACCGTGGCCAGATAGATGGTACATATTTCGACCTGCTATATTCCCGGGGATATGATGATCTGCCAGGTTTTGTCATGCGTAAAGGGGAGGTTCTTGGTACCACAACCATTGAGGCAACAGTCACCGATGACACATTTGCGTATGACAGCCCGTCAATCTTTGAAGTATCTCACCCGGAGATCACTCGTGTGTTATCTTTTACCCATACCTACACCGGTCAGGCGAAAAAGGGTGAGAGGATAGAGGCCCAGGGTATCGTGGAGAAGCACGGTGATCAGAAGTGGCTGATCGTGGGAACCACCCGGGAAGCAAAGGGAGAATTCATCAGGTCACTCTCACTTCTTGAAGAGAATACTTGA
- the dnaG gene encoding DNA primase DnaG produces the protein MYEQETTKYRIHLTVQADGVVDRSDVVGAIFGQIEGLLGSELELRELQRQGRLGRIDVRVVSRQGRSSGEILVSTSLDRAETAILAASMETISRVGPCTAQVQVQNIEDIRVTKRNQIIERAKSLLLEFEEPGIDPDSLIDAVRESQRVEKIETIGPDNVPAGPNVLQSDAIIVVEGRADVINLLRAGIKNAIAVEGTSVPGTIINMCHKKTATAFLDGDRGGDLILRELLEVTDIDFVAFPPRGESVEDLSRKEIIKSLRNKVPIEYVLEDRVAEYLSNRGKEEKRVHKSEVPEEQAIPSETSEGSIEESESSEPVSESTPAPSESPVEEVSEPPYQPRSVFTHISEVRERGVIRMLSGEGDVALEMPVSQIEESAIPDDQTFQGVVIDQDVNQQLLDQLSLLGIKFLAAPSFTGIVRRPASVRLIPFR, from the coding sequence TTGTATGAGCAGGAGACTACGAAATACCGGATTCACCTTACCGTTCAGGCAGACGGGGTGGTTGACCGGTCAGACGTAGTCGGTGCTATCTTTGGGCAGATCGAGGGCCTGCTCGGCTCTGAACTGGAACTGCGAGAGCTGCAGCGTCAGGGCAGGCTCGGCCGTATCGATGTCAGGGTTGTGAGCAGGCAGGGCAGATCATCAGGTGAGATCCTGGTCTCCACCTCACTTGATCGTGCTGAAACCGCCATCCTGGCTGCATCCATGGAGACGATCAGCCGGGTCGGCCCCTGTACTGCACAGGTACAGGTTCAGAACATTGAGGACATCAGGGTCACCAAACGGAACCAGATCATCGAACGGGCAAAATCTCTGCTTCTGGAGTTTGAGGAACCTGGAATAGATCCTGACTCCCTCATCGATGCAGTCAGGGAGAGTCAGCGTGTGGAGAAGATTGAGACCATCGGCCCGGATAATGTTCCTGCCGGCCCGAATGTCCTGCAGTCAGATGCCATTATTGTGGTTGAAGGCAGAGCAGATGTGATAAACCTCCTTCGGGCCGGGATAAAGAATGCCATTGCAGTTGAAGGAACCAGCGTTCCGGGTACGATCATCAACATGTGCCACAAAAAGACTGCAACGGCATTCCTGGATGGTGACCGCGGGGGCGATCTTATTCTCCGTGAGCTCCTTGAAGTCACTGACATCGACTTTGTTGCATTTCCTCCCAGGGGAGAGTCGGTCGAGGATCTCTCACGCAAGGAGATCATCAAGTCTCTGCGTAACAAGGTACCGATCGAGTACGTGCTTGAAGATCGTGTAGCCGAGTACCTTTCAAACCGGGGCAAAGAGGAGAAACGAGTTCATAAGAGTGAAGTACCTGAAGAACAGGCAATTCCATCTGAAACATCTGAAGGTTCGATAGAAGAATCAGAATCCTCTGAACCAGTATCAGAGTCTACACCGGCACCATCTGAATCTCCTGTTGAAGAGGTGTCAGAACCTCCGTATCAACCAAGATCGGTCTTTACCCATATCAGTGAGGTTCGAGAAAGGGGAGTTATCAGAATGCTCTCGGGAGAAGGAGATGTGGCACTTGAGATGCCGGTTTCACAGATTGAGGAGTCCGCAATTCCTGACGATCAGACATTTCAGGGAGTTGTCATCGACCAGGATGTCAATCAGCAGCTTCTTGACCAACTCTCCCTCCTTGGCATCAAATTCCTGGCCGCACCTTCTTTTACCGGTATAGTCCGTCGACCTGCATCTGTCCGTCTTATTCCCTTCAGATAA
- a CDS encoding DUF4349 domain-containing protein codes for MLPQTLLSLLLCLLILVSGCTALEKSSDSVFSGSNTMDTYGSAQEAAAPAPAMAEKRMAGGTNPVATPSGSLSPSEQKIINTADLSLQVPDVRKAAESVREIASSFDGAIQSSSVSAGREDRYSGVVTVRVPSAKFEETLKAIQSLGKVITSSVTAQDVTEEYVDLDAQKTALTNQLAQYNRILGQAVNVSEILEVQREIERIQVELDRITGKMKYLDNRVAFSTLTIRLSEPESAVPSTGYSISSVISEAISGFTETVVWLVVLIMTLLPVIILAAAGYFIYSRWKIRRSG; via the coding sequence ATGCTGCCCCAGACTCTTCTCTCACTGCTGCTCTGTTTGTTGATTCTGGTCTCCGGATGCACAGCACTAGAAAAGTCATCTGATTCTGTTTTTTCAGGATCCAATACCATGGATACCTACGGCTCAGCTCAGGAGGCAGCCGCTCCTGCTCCGGCTATGGCAGAAAAACGGATGGCTGGTGGAACAAATCCGGTTGCAACACCATCAGGATCGCTCTCACCATCAGAACAGAAGATCATCAATACGGCAGATCTCTCCCTACAGGTTCCTGATGTCAGGAAGGCCGCGGAGTCTGTCAGAGAGATTGCTTCTTCTTTTGATGGTGCTATTCAGTCTTCATCAGTTTCAGCAGGACGCGAGGACCGGTACTCCGGTGTTGTGACCGTTCGCGTTCCTTCAGCAAAGTTTGAGGAGACTCTGAAAGCCATACAGAGTCTTGGTAAAGTTATCACCAGTAGTGTCACAGCCCAGGATGTCACCGAAGAGTATGTCGATCTTGATGCCCAGAAGACTGCTCTGACAAACCAGCTCGCCCAGTATAACAGGATCCTCGGTCAGGCAGTCAATGTCTCTGAGATTCTTGAAGTTCAACGTGAGATCGAACGGATCCAGGTTGAACTCGACCGGATCACCGGGAAGATGAAGTACCTGGACAACAGGGTTGCCTTCTCTACCCTGACCATCCGGCTCTCAGAACCAGAGTCTGCGGTCCCGTCAACAGGGTATTCAATTTCATCAGTAATCAGTGAAGCCATTTCAGGATTTACAGAAACTGTTGTCTGGTTGGTGGTCCTGATCATGACACTGCTCCCCGTCATCATCCTTGCTGCTGCCGGATACTTCATCTATTCCAGATGGAAGATCCGGCGTTCAGGCTGA
- a CDS encoding DUF167 domain-containing protein produces the protein MTTPDEIRAALLAVDGGTIFTIEVSAGSRMERFPTGYNPWRQAIGIQVKAQAVEGKANKAIISLIAETLAVPKSAVQIISGQTSSIKRIRVDGITDVTLGQSLAELMSTFS, from the coding sequence ATGACCACTCCTGATGAGATCAGGGCTGCACTTCTCGCTGTTGACGGCGGGACTATTTTCACGATTGAAGTATCAGCAGGCAGCCGTATGGAACGGTTCCCCACCGGGTATAACCCCTGGCGTCAGGCGATTGGTATCCAGGTAAAAGCCCAGGCAGTTGAAGGAAAAGCCAACAAAGCGATCATCAGTCTTATTGCTGAAACCCTTGCAGTACCGAAGAGTGCTGTGCAGATAATCAGCGGGCAGACATCCTCGATCAAACGGATCAGGGTAGATGGGATCACTGATGTGACCCTTGGGCAGAGTCTTGCTGAGCTGATGTCAACGTTTTCGTAG
- a CDS encoding universal stress protein: MIRKVLTAVDGSPEADTALLKVIEYLNPQDIELHAIYVISPSKYATIEGAAGYEGISTLHEIRDRIIADEKEMVTERVKNIAHDHGITINLLVKLGDPRSEILKAADEIGADLIAVGSTGKGLGQRILLGSVSTYIVTHARISTIVIR, encoded by the coding sequence ATGATCAGGAAAGTACTTACTGCAGTTGACGGTTCACCTGAAGCAGACACCGCACTTCTGAAGGTGATTGAATATCTCAATCCCCAGGATATTGAATTACACGCGATTTATGTCATCTCCCCATCTAAATATGCAACAATTGAGGGAGCAGCCGGGTATGAAGGGATCTCAACGCTTCATGAGATCCGGGATCGGATCATCGCAGATGAGAAAGAGATGGTGACCGAGAGGGTGAAGAATATCGCCCACGATCACGGCATCACGATCAATCTGCTGGTAAAGCTCGGAGACCCGCGGAGTGAGATCCTGAAAGCTGCAGATGAGATAGGGGCAGACCTTATTGCAGTAGGTTCAACCGGGAAAGGTCTGGGCCAGCGGATTCTGCTTGGCAGTGTCAGTACGTACATCGTTACCCATGCCAGGATCTCCACGATTGTGATCAGGTAA